GCCGCCCTTTCGATAGCGTGTGATAGTACAGAAATGACGTCAGCAAAAGTCTATCTACAACAAAATAACTTGGAAAAGGCTGAGGAGCAGGTACTTCTATCCATAAGCGCTGAACCATCAAACCCACTCCCCTCTTACTGGCTTGGATATAATATCTATGCAAAGCAAAAAAGATGGGAAGAGATGAATGCTATGTTTGATAAATCTCTCTCAATATCACCTAAATTTGAATCTGAGATTAATTTTGAGAGAGAATCTCAATGGGTCAAAAAGTTCAATGAGGGAGCAACAACGTTCAATAACGTTTTAAACGGCACCGCAACTGATGTTGATGCAGTAGTTGCTAAAGCAATAATGGCTTTTGAAACGGCTATCCTCATATTACCCACCAAAAGCCAAGCTTATTCAAGCCTTGCTTCCATTTATCTTCGCGACAAAAACACTGAGATGGCAAAAGAATATCTTATAAAAACTCTTGAGTATGAGATGGATAATGTGAATGCCCTTGTGAATTTAGGTCTTTTATATTCCAACAGTGAAGATTTCGATATTGCTAATGACCACTTCAACAAAGCCCTCGAATTGGAACCGGGAAATTTGATTGCCCTTCAACAATTGGCGCAAAACTTTGATATAGCGGGAAAATCCGCCGATGCGGAAGAAATGTATCAAAAAGCTATGGCAGCAGATCCTGATAATTCAAATCTGATGTATAACTTAGGAGTTATATATCTTAAGGCGGACAATTTCGAGAAGGCAGAAGAAATGTTTATTAGTAGCCTTGCATTAACTCCCGATGATTGTGACGCAGTTGCAAACATCGCTGTCGTTTATTCAAATATGAACGACAGGCTCGAAGATGCCGAAAACTACTTATTGAAAAGTATCGACTGCGCGCCCACCGAAAATATCTATTGGCGGAAGTTGGTCGGAATATATATGAAAATGGGGAAACCGAAAGATGCGCAGAAGGCGTTGGATAAAGCTAAAGAATTAGGTTACAAACCATAGATTAAATCGGATTCAGAAATTATTCGTTAAAAACCCCTGCTACACAGTCAGGGGTTTTTTATTTCACAGTTTTACTAACCACCCACCCTTTTACGCTTTATTAAAAAATTCTCTAATGCTTTTGCAAGATTTGTAGATGTAGTCAGCTGGTAATAATCAATATTATTTTTTCTACAGCCTTTTTTATAGGTATCAAGAAAGCTCTTCATTTTAATCTTATAGTCTTTTCTGATGTGCAATGGATCCACATCAATTCGCTCACCCGATTCCATATCAGTAAATGAGGCTTCATCGGGAAAATCAAAACTTAATTCTAACGGGTCGAGAATATGGAAAACAACTATCTCGTGTTCTTTATGACGAAAATGTTTTAGCCCTTTAATTACCTTCTCGGGGTCTTCAAGCAGATCAGACAGAATGATTATTAATCCACGGCGGTGTATCCGTTCCGCTAAATCATGAAAATTCGACGATAGGTCGGTATTTCCTCCGGGCGTAATATCTTCCATACGCTCAAGGAGGATCTTCAAATAGGTGGAGCGGGAACTTGGAGGTAAATATGTACGGATTTCGTCGTCCATCACACATAACCCCACTGCGTCTCTCTGCTTCAACATCAGATAGATTAGGGAGCCGGCGATATAAGAAGCATATTCCAATTTGGTTACCCCCCCTGACGAATAATTCATTGAAGAACTGGAATCGAGTAAGATATATGCCTTAAGATTCGTTTCTTCCTCAAATTGTTTTACATAATATTTATCGGTTTTCCCAAAATGTTTCCAGTCGATATGTCTCGGTTCATCTCCGGGCATATATTGACGATGTTCCGAAAATTCTACGCTAAATCCATGATACGGACTCCTGTGCAGTCCTGTGATAAAACCCTCAACAACAAGACGGGCGCGAATGTGGCTGTTTTTCACTGTGGATAGCGCGACAGGGTCTAAATATTTTAGGCGATTAGCCATCCCGGAATCTATTCCTTCTCAGAGGATTCCGTTATGAGATTTTCAATCAATGAATCGGCAGTCACTCCTGAGGATTCAGATGCGAAACTCATTACCATCCGATGCCTCAACACGGGCTTTGAAATTGCAATAACATCTTCAATTGACGGCGTGGTTCTTCCATCAAGAA
Above is a window of Candidatus Neomarinimicrobiota bacterium DNA encoding:
- a CDS encoding tetratricopeptide repeat protein, with translation MKNLSLPIFLIGIFSIAALSIACDSTEMTSAKVYLQQNNLEKAEEQVLLSISAEPSNPLPSYWLGYNIYAKQKRWEEMNAMFDKSLSISPKFESEINFERESQWVKKFNEGATTFNNVLNGTATDVDAVVAKAIMAFETAILILPTKSQAYSSLASIYLRDKNTEMAKEYLIKTLEYEMDNVNALVNLGLLYSNSEDFDIANDHFNKALELEPGNLIALQQLAQNFDIAGKSADAEEMYQKAMAADPDNSNLMYNLGVIYLKADNFEKAEEMFISSLALTPDDCDAVANIAVVYSNMNDRLEDAENYLLKSIDCAPTENIYWRKLVGIYMKMGKPKDAQKALDKAKELGYKP
- a CDS encoding DUF58 domain-containing protein, yielding MANRLKYLDPVALSTVKNSHIRARLVVEGFITGLHRSPYHGFSVEFSEHRQYMPGDEPRHIDWKHFGKTDKYYVKQFEEETNLKAYILLDSSSSMNYSSGGVTKLEYASYIAGSLIYLMLKQRDAVGLCVMDDEIRTYLPPSSRSTYLKILLERMEDITPGGNTDLSSNFHDLAERIHRRGLIIILSDLLEDPEKVIKGLKHFRHKEHEIVVFHILDPLELSFDFPDEASFTDMESGERIDVDPLHIRKDYKIKMKSFLDTYKKGCRKNNIDYYQLTTSTNLAKALENFLIKRKRVGG